Proteins co-encoded in one Kutzneria chonburiensis genomic window:
- a CDS encoding glycine betaine ABC transporter substrate-binding protein: protein MKKLVALALVGTLLTGCGLSSGSTVPVAVGPGSIKPVLSGVRLAVGSKDFTENIVLGYLAELALSAAGAQVSDLTNIQGSNSARNALLAGQIDMTWEYTGTAWISYLGHSDVIVDPKQQFDKVREADKANGVSWIAMSPVNDKYAIAANADVVRKYGVHTLSQLAKVDPAAVTFCLETEFASRNDGFPGMAKKYGIPSDNVKILGTGAVYQATKDAKACNWGEVFTTDARILSLDLKVLDDDQHFFPQYNAALTVRSSVLAEHPQIEQVLKPVSDKLDNATMQKLNAEVDVQGKDPADVARDWLVKEGFVTSRDVPDSNA, encoded by the coding sequence ATGAAGAAGCTGGTGGCGCTGGCCCTGGTCGGGACGCTGCTGACGGGATGCGGGCTGAGCTCCGGCTCGACCGTGCCGGTCGCGGTCGGTCCAGGGTCGATCAAACCGGTGCTGTCCGGGGTGCGGCTGGCCGTGGGGTCCAAGGACTTCACCGAGAACATCGTGCTGGGCTACCTCGCCGAGCTGGCCCTGTCGGCGGCCGGCGCGCAGGTCAGCGACCTGACCAACATCCAGGGCTCCAACTCGGCCCGCAACGCGCTGCTGGCTGGGCAGATCGACATGACCTGGGAGTACACCGGCACGGCGTGGATCAGCTACCTCGGGCACAGCGACGTGATCGTGGACCCGAAGCAGCAGTTCGACAAGGTGCGCGAGGCCGACAAGGCCAACGGGGTCAGCTGGATCGCGATGTCCCCGGTCAACGACAAGTACGCCATCGCCGCCAATGCCGACGTGGTGCGGAAGTACGGCGTGCACACGCTGTCGCAGCTGGCCAAGGTCGATCCGGCGGCGGTGACGTTCTGCCTGGAGACCGAGTTCGCCAGCCGCAACGACGGCTTTCCCGGCATGGCCAAGAAGTACGGGATCCCGTCGGACAACGTGAAGATCCTCGGCACCGGCGCGGTCTACCAGGCGACCAAGGACGCGAAGGCCTGCAACTGGGGCGAGGTGTTCACCACCGACGCCCGGATCCTGTCACTCGACCTCAAGGTGCTTGACGACGACCAGCACTTCTTCCCGCAGTACAACGCGGCGCTGACCGTGCGGTCCAGCGTGCTGGCCGAGCACCCGCAGATCGAGCAGGTGCTCAAGCCGGTGTCCGACAAGCTGGACAACGCGACCATGCAGAAGCTGAACGCCGAGGTGGACGTGCAGGGCAAGGACCCGGCGGATGTCGCCCGGGACTGGCTGGTCAAGGAAGGCTTCGTGACCAGCCGGGATGTGCCGGACAGCAACGCCTAG
- a CDS encoding YcnI family protein — translation MSTTRFALRAGGALAAAGVIALVAAPGASAHVTANVTTAVQGSYAKITFRVPNEEDNAGTVKVQVSFPQSYPIPGASVKPVPGWKSQIDIEPLPAPVKENNSDVKKAVKTITWTADPGTRVNPGEFQEFDVSAGPMPDDTDELLFPAVQTYDNGIVVNWTDQPPAAGQPKPEHPAPSIKLQTKANAPGAMDMSSMGATGGVTDTAASTTVGSDNTARWLGGAGLLVGALGVGFGAVAVLRSRRPAVAGSTSATESTTPTEGKSE, via the coding sequence ATGTCCACCACCCGCTTCGCGCTGCGGGCCGGCGGCGCGCTCGCCGCTGCCGGCGTGATCGCCCTCGTCGCCGCCCCCGGCGCATCCGCGCACGTCACCGCCAACGTCACCACCGCCGTGCAGGGCAGCTACGCCAAGATCACCTTCCGCGTGCCCAACGAGGAGGACAACGCCGGCACGGTGAAGGTGCAGGTCAGCTTCCCCCAGTCGTACCCGATCCCCGGCGCGTCGGTGAAGCCCGTGCCGGGCTGGAAGTCCCAGATCGACATCGAGCCGCTGCCGGCGCCGGTCAAGGAGAACAACTCCGACGTCAAGAAGGCGGTCAAGACGATCACCTGGACCGCCGACCCCGGCACCCGGGTCAACCCCGGCGAGTTCCAGGAGTTCGACGTGTCGGCCGGGCCGATGCCCGATGACACCGACGAGCTGCTGTTCCCGGCCGTGCAGACCTACGACAACGGCATCGTGGTGAACTGGACCGACCAGCCGCCGGCCGCCGGGCAGCCCAAGCCCGAGCACCCCGCGCCGTCGATCAAGCTCCAGACCAAGGCCAACGCCCCCGGCGCGATGGACATGTCGTCCATGGGCGCGACCGGCGGCGTGACCGACACGGCCGCGTCGACCACCGTCGGCTCGGACAACACCGCCCGCTGGCTCGGCGGCGCCGGCCTGCTCGTCGGCGCTTTGGGCGTCGGCTTCGGCGCGGTGGCCGTGCTCCGCAGTCGCCGACCGGCCGTGGCCGGCTCCACTTCCGCCACCGAATCCACCACTCCCACCGAAGGCAAGTCCGAGTGA
- a CDS encoding ABC transporter permease codes for MADRSDRIRMFAQPVVVLAVVAGLLVWAGTRQLDDIEQRNLNFSTLLELTWQHLLLAIAVTAIVVLVGVPLGIVLTRRWARFAAPFVLALANIGQAAPAIGVLVLFFLATASTGFWVAALPIALYSLLPVLRNTIVGIRQVDPTLVEAGRGIGMSASTVLRRIELPLAVPLILAGLRTSLVLAVGTATLAFFVAGGGLGVLIDTGDKLARYSVLVVGAVLAMALALLVDWLGGLAEEFLGPKGLR; via the coding sequence ATGGCTGACCGCTCCGACCGGATCCGGATGTTCGCGCAGCCGGTCGTGGTGCTCGCGGTGGTCGCCGGCCTGCTGGTTTGGGCGGGTACCCGGCAGCTGGACGACATCGAGCAGCGCAACCTCAACTTCTCGACGCTGCTGGAGCTGACCTGGCAACACCTGCTGCTGGCCATCGCCGTCACCGCCATCGTGGTGCTGGTCGGTGTGCCGCTGGGCATCGTGCTGACCCGGCGCTGGGCCCGGTTCGCGGCGCCGTTCGTGTTGGCGCTGGCCAACATCGGCCAGGCCGCGCCGGCGATCGGCGTGCTGGTGCTGTTCTTCCTGGCCACGGCCAGCACCGGGTTCTGGGTCGCGGCGCTGCCGATCGCGCTGTACTCGCTGCTTCCGGTGCTGCGCAACACGATCGTCGGTATCCGGCAGGTCGACCCGACGCTGGTCGAAGCCGGCCGCGGCATCGGCATGTCGGCGTCGACGGTGCTGCGCCGGATTGAGCTGCCGCTGGCTGTGCCGCTGATCCTGGCCGGCCTGCGCACCTCGCTCGTGCTGGCCGTCGGCACCGCGACGCTGGCGTTCTTCGTGGCCGGCGGCGGGCTCGGCGTGCTGATCGACACCGGGGACAAGTTGGCCCGTTACTCGGTGCTGGTGGTCGGCGCGGTGCTGGCGATGGCCTTGGCGCTGCTCGTGGACTGGCTCGGCGGGCTGGCGGAGGAGTTTCTCGGACCGAAGGGGCTGCGATGA
- a CDS encoding tetratricopeptide repeat protein, producing MDADTIAELLETAEKRRARAAEDPAHLADLADALLNLAVAYNDHGEFPDAIATAEEAVDIWRSADGDHRGSLAVGLATVSGYYLAIGLDEEANAAAAEAANLS from the coding sequence ATGGATGCCGACACGATCGCCGAGTTGCTGGAGACCGCCGAGAAGCGCCGTGCCCGCGCGGCCGAGGACCCGGCCCACCTCGCCGACCTGGCTGACGCCCTGCTGAACCTGGCCGTCGCTTACAACGACCATGGCGAGTTCCCCGACGCCATCGCCACTGCCGAGGAAGCCGTCGACATCTGGCGCTCCGCCGACGGCGACCACCGCGGCAGCCTCGCCGTGGGCTTGGCGACGGTGAGCGGTTACTACCTCGCCATCGGCCTGGACGAGGAAGCGAACGCCGCCGCGGCGGAGGCCGCCAACCTGAGCTAG
- a CDS encoding macrolide 2'-phosphotransferase: MPATVDAMLREAKENGLDLQDRYEVDQSGWDFLVLHATATDGTRWILRSPRHTDGPYLPAEGRLLDHVRPLLPIAIPDWRISTHTLIAYPRLPGVQADGHWSPTDDTLGRCVALLHSLPTYVPAALGVPVFDPDRQRQWIADRLAEARAEYVIADDRWRRWQDWLADTDRWPRAMVLARGDLHPQHLLVDGGRLVGLIDWADATISDPSMDFVDPYTYLAPAVFERLLADYERHGGHVWPGMREHIAHRASLEPVISGLYGLETGRADLIDSARAELSRGR; this comes from the coding sequence GTGCCAGCAACCGTCGACGCAATGCTCCGCGAGGCCAAGGAAAACGGCCTCGACCTGCAAGATCGGTACGAAGTCGACCAGTCCGGCTGGGACTTTCTCGTCCTGCACGCGACCGCGACCGACGGCACGCGGTGGATCCTCCGCTCGCCCCGCCACACCGACGGCCCCTACCTGCCGGCCGAAGGCCGGCTGCTCGACCACGTCCGCCCACTGCTGCCGATCGCGATCCCGGACTGGCGCATCAGCACCCACACGCTGATCGCCTATCCCCGACTGCCCGGCGTGCAGGCCGACGGCCACTGGTCGCCGACCGACGACACGCTCGGCCGCTGCGTCGCGCTGCTGCACAGCCTGCCCACGTACGTCCCGGCGGCGCTGGGCGTGCCGGTTTTCGACCCGGACAGGCAGCGGCAGTGGATCGCCGACCGGCTGGCGGAGGCCAGGGCCGAGTACGTCATCGCCGACGACCGGTGGCGCCGCTGGCAGGACTGGCTGGCCGACACCGACCGCTGGCCACGGGCCATGGTGCTGGCCCGCGGCGACCTGCACCCGCAGCACCTGCTGGTCGACGGCGGCCGGCTGGTGGGCCTGATCGACTGGGCCGACGCCACGATCAGCGACCCGTCGATGGACTTCGTCGACCCCTACACGTATCTCGCGCCGGCAGTCTTCGAACGGCTGCTGGCCGACTACGAACGGCACGGCGGTCACGTCTGGCCGGGCATGCGGGAGCACATCGCCCACCGCGCGTCACTCGAACCGGTGATCAGCGGCCTCTACGGCCTGGAGACGGGTCGCGCCGATCTGATCGACAGCGCCCGCGCGGAGCTCAGTCGCGGTCGGTGA
- a CDS encoding ABC transporter ATP-binding protein: MTDQAVDIQLENVTKRYPGGRQAAVEDFSMSIAAGEIVVFVGPSGCGKTTTMKMINRLIEPSSGRITIGGTDALSLDADELRRGIGYAIQQAGLFPHLTVGQNIGLVPGLLGWTKVKTASRVEEMLELVGLDAGEFRDRFPRQLSGGQQQRVGVARALAADPPVLLMDEPFGAVDPITRGNLQDELLSLQSELHKTIVFVTHDFDEAVKLGDRIAVLGPKSSILQFDTPEAILAAPADDTVAGFVGAGASLKQLTLLRVRDIELDETETATIDERPADVRARLTAKNQKYALVLDNRRRPKRWVHLRDLNDGVLSTVGRPVNDQVTRQSTVQDALEAILTEGGSVPVVGTRGEYVGAIGIDTVMETVRKLREEHDHG, translated from the coding sequence GTGACTGACCAAGCGGTCGACATCCAGCTCGAGAACGTCACCAAGCGCTATCCGGGCGGCCGGCAGGCGGCGGTCGAGGACTTCAGCATGAGCATCGCGGCCGGCGAGATCGTGGTCTTCGTCGGCCCGTCGGGCTGCGGCAAGACCACCACCATGAAGATGATCAACCGGCTGATCGAGCCGTCATCAGGGCGGATCACCATCGGCGGCACGGACGCGCTGTCGCTCGACGCCGACGAGCTGCGCCGCGGCATCGGCTACGCGATCCAGCAGGCCGGCCTGTTCCCGCACCTGACCGTCGGACAGAACATCGGCCTGGTGCCAGGTCTGCTCGGCTGGACCAAGGTGAAGACGGCGAGCCGGGTCGAGGAGATGCTGGAGCTGGTCGGGCTGGACGCCGGCGAGTTCCGCGACCGGTTCCCGAGGCAGCTGTCCGGTGGCCAGCAGCAGCGGGTCGGCGTGGCTCGGGCGCTGGCCGCGGATCCACCGGTGCTGCTGATGGACGAGCCGTTCGGCGCGGTCGACCCGATCACCCGCGGCAATCTCCAGGACGAGCTGCTGTCGCTGCAGTCCGAGCTGCACAAGACGATCGTCTTCGTCACGCACGACTTCGACGAGGCGGTGAAGCTGGGCGACCGGATCGCCGTGCTGGGGCCGAAGTCGAGCATTCTTCAGTTCGACACGCCGGAGGCGATCCTGGCCGCGCCGGCCGACGACACGGTGGCCGGCTTCGTCGGCGCCGGTGCGTCGCTCAAGCAGCTGACCCTGTTGCGGGTCAGGGACATCGAGCTGGACGAGACCGAGACGGCGACGATCGACGAGCGTCCGGCGGACGTGCGGGCGCGGCTGACGGCGAAGAACCAGAAGTACGCGCTGGTACTGGACAATCGCCGCCGGCCCAAGCGCTGGGTGCATCTGCGCGATCTCAACGACGGCGTGCTGAGCACGGTCGGGCGGCCGGTGAACGACCAGGTCACCAGGCAGTCCACGGTGCAGGACGCGCTGGAGGCGATCCTCACCGAGGGCGGCTCGGTCCCGGTGGTCGGCACGCGCGGCGAATACGTTGGCGCGATTGGCATCGACACCGTCATGGAGACCGTCCGCAAGCTGCGGGAGGAACACGACCATGGCTGA
- a CDS encoding ABC transporter permease has product MALWTYVTARWQSLLMDSYLHASAVVQATLLAAVIGVGLGVGVYRSPVGSAVATALTSAILTIPSFALLGLLIPVLGLGVPPTMVALVLYALLPIVRNTVVGLNGIDPAVVDAARGIGMSRLRVLTGVELRLAWPAILAGMRVSTQLLMGIAAIAAYVKGPGLGNLIFSGLSRVGSVNAVDLALVGTVGVIVIALLLDGGYVLVGRLTTPKGIRD; this is encoded by the coding sequence ATGGCTCTGTGGACGTACGTCACGGCGCGCTGGCAGTCCCTGCTGATGGACTCCTACCTGCATGCCAGCGCTGTGGTTCAGGCCACCCTGCTCGCGGCGGTCATCGGCGTGGGCCTCGGCGTCGGCGTCTACCGAAGTCCCGTCGGCTCCGCCGTGGCGACGGCGCTGACCAGTGCGATCTTGACCATCCCGTCGTTCGCGCTGCTCGGCCTGCTGATTCCGGTGCTCGGCCTTGGCGTGCCGCCGACGATGGTGGCGCTCGTCCTGTACGCGCTGCTGCCGATCGTCCGGAACACCGTTGTCGGCCTGAACGGGATCGATCCGGCGGTGGTGGACGCGGCCCGTGGCATCGGCATGAGCCGGCTGCGCGTGCTGACCGGCGTCGAGCTGCGGCTGGCCTGGCCGGCGATCCTGGCCGGCATGCGGGTCAGCACCCAGCTGCTGATGGGCATCGCGGCCATCGCCGCGTACGTGAAGGGCCCCGGCCTCGGCAACCTGATCTTCAGCGGGCTGTCCCGGGTCGGCAGCGTCAACGCCGTCGACCTCGCGCTGGTCGGCACCGTCGGCGTGATCGTGATCGCACTGCTGCTGGACGGCGGGTACGTGCTCGTCGGCCGGCTGACCACACCGAAGGGCATCCGTGACTGA
- a CDS encoding DUF6474 family protein, translating to MARNRSKPRFTPAHAKNLIGLAKVVGPAVVPVVAPYALRAASMARDAVDRMRARRLGVEVKDLATYSGRGGALHARIAGAAAASADLRNSDAAFADSSEARLTQLAAAVRAAERMPSGRRKAAHKAVSLELDRLEEDLLRRLGVN from the coding sequence GTGGCACGCAACCGGTCGAAGCCTCGGTTCACTCCCGCGCACGCGAAGAATCTGATCGGCCTGGCCAAGGTCGTCGGCCCGGCCGTGGTGCCCGTCGTCGCGCCGTACGCGCTGCGCGCCGCCTCGATGGCGCGCGACGCCGTCGACCGGATGCGGGCCCGTCGCCTCGGCGTCGAGGTGAAGGATCTCGCCACGTACTCCGGCCGCGGCGGCGCACTGCACGCCCGCATCGCCGGTGCCGCCGCAGCCTCCGCTGACCTGCGGAATTCCGATGCCGCGTTCGCCGACTCCAGCGAAGCCCGGCTGACCCAGCTGGCCGCCGCCGTGCGGGCCGCGGAGCGGATGCCCAGCGGCCGCCGCAAGGCCGCGCACAAGGCCGTCAGCCTGGAGCTGGACCGGCTGGAAGAGGATCTGCTCCGTCGACTCGGCGTCAACTAG
- a CDS encoding TetR/AcrR family transcriptional regulator gives MDGSKPLRRDAERNRLRILAAANALVAEVGLDVTHNDIARAAEVGVGTVYRRFPDRQELINELFDERVDRIIALVDAALEIDDPWQGLCSFVAGNLELQAGDKGLKDLMTGDGRTTDLARRAQARIGPAVRELVRRAHASGQLRPDVGVGDFPLVQEMVGAVLEHSRRIDPTLWRRALALVLDGYRADTQQREPLPGATPTPEQIEQVLSAPR, from the coding sequence ATGGACGGGTCGAAACCACTGCGCCGGGACGCCGAGCGCAACCGGCTGCGCATCCTCGCCGCCGCGAACGCGCTGGTCGCCGAGGTCGGCCTCGACGTGACGCACAACGACATCGCCCGGGCCGCCGAGGTCGGCGTCGGCACCGTCTACCGGCGTTTCCCGGACCGCCAGGAGCTGATCAACGAGCTGTTCGACGAGCGGGTGGACCGGATCATCGCGCTGGTCGACGCGGCGCTGGAGATCGACGACCCGTGGCAGGGGCTGTGCTCGTTCGTCGCCGGCAACCTGGAGCTCCAGGCCGGCGACAAGGGACTCAAGGACCTGATGACCGGCGACGGCCGCACCACCGACCTGGCCCGCCGGGCCCAGGCGCGGATCGGCCCGGCCGTGCGGGAACTGGTCCGCCGGGCGCATGCCTCCGGGCAGCTGCGCCCCGATGTCGGCGTCGGAGACTTTCCGCTGGTCCAGGAGATGGTCGGAGCCGTGCTGGAGCACTCCAGGCGCATCGACCCGACGCTGTGGCGGCGCGCGCTGGCCCTGGTGCTGGATGGCTATCGGGCCGACACCCAGCAGCGGGAACCGCTGCCGGGCGCCACACCAACGCCGGAACAGATCGAGCAGGTGCTCAGCGCACCCCGCTAG
- a CDS encoding alpha/beta fold hydrolase codes for MSLAYDRVGSGAPLVLLHGVTHRRQAWTPVVDLLTPHREVILIDLPGHGESGPLDHDGRTALAQTLDVLIELFDQLGVERPHVAGNSLGGRLALELAALNAVRSVTALSPAGFWRANWDFAYTRAVFGTMRGIGRALEPAVPRLVHHTAGRGLMYAAVVARPSKLDPTAALADYEAFKIAWPSYKLIVREGTPFAEQIPDDIPITVAWGTKDAMLPPYQAKRAKRALPNARHLALPGCGHVPMSDDPAQVAAVLLQGSAA; via the coding sequence GTGAGCCTGGCTTATGACCGCGTCGGATCGGGCGCGCCGCTGGTCCTGCTGCACGGTGTCACTCATCGCCGGCAGGCGTGGACCCCGGTGGTCGACCTGCTCACCCCGCACCGCGAGGTGATCCTGATCGACCTGCCCGGGCACGGTGAGTCCGGTCCGCTCGACCATGACGGCCGGACCGCCCTGGCCCAGACCCTCGACGTGCTGATCGAGCTGTTCGACCAGCTCGGCGTCGAGCGGCCGCATGTCGCCGGCAACTCCCTCGGCGGGCGCCTGGCGCTGGAGTTGGCCGCGCTGAACGCCGTCCGCTCCGTCACCGCGTTGTCGCCGGCCGGTTTCTGGCGGGCCAACTGGGACTTCGCCTACACGCGGGCCGTGTTCGGCACCATGCGCGGCATCGGCCGTGCCCTCGAACCCGCCGTGCCTCGGCTCGTTCACCACACCGCCGGTCGCGGCCTGATGTACGCCGCCGTCGTTGCCCGGCCCAGCAAGCTCGACCCCACCGCCGCGCTGGCCGATTACGAGGCATTCAAGATCGCTTGGCCTTCGTACAAGCTCATCGTGCGGGAGGGGACGCCGTTCGCCGAGCAGATCCCCGACGACATCCCGATCACCGTCGCGTGGGGCACCAAGGACGCCATGCTGCCGCCCTACCAGGCCAAACGAGCCAAGCGCGCGTTGCCCAACGCCCGGCACCTCGCCCTGCCCGGCTGTGGACATGTGCCGATGAGCGACGATCCCGCCCAGGTCGCCGCCGTGCTGCTGCAGGGCAGCGCCGCCTGA
- a CDS encoding copper resistance D family protein, which produces MTTSRTIARHNYGLGVGLLLAAVAGALIGTSLTGEAAAPGVVEPGAMVRFGLPVVRVLLDVSSLVTVGLSVLPMLLGFDRPKQTEPVLNLARRAAVISSAAWAVTALLSLVFAAADLRPGAFPTFGTIVEYVTDIGAGQALVISAAIALVYLFFAVLALRHGEKVPAELRIVLSVFGLLPIPVTGHASNFGLAWGGHGLTMVSMELHVMGAAGWTGGLLALGVLVLANRSLLARALPKFSRLATVCLIAVGITGLVNAVITLVETPGVTLWTGLFVTHYGWIVIGKLLCFAALGLLGANIRFRLMPQVEQHQRLPALAGWFTFEIAVMGLAYGLAVVLTRAPVA; this is translated from the coding sequence GTGACCACGTCCCGGACCATCGCTCGGCACAACTACGGGCTCGGCGTCGGCCTGCTGCTCGCGGCCGTCGCCGGCGCCCTCATCGGGACGTCGCTCACCGGCGAGGCCGCGGCCCCCGGTGTCGTCGAGCCCGGCGCGATGGTCCGGTTCGGGTTGCCCGTGGTCCGGGTGCTGCTGGACGTTTCGTCACTGGTGACGGTCGGGCTGAGCGTGCTGCCCATGCTGCTCGGCTTCGACCGTCCCAAGCAGACCGAGCCCGTGCTCAACCTCGCCCGCCGCGCCGCCGTCATCAGCTCCGCCGCGTGGGCCGTCACGGCCCTGTTGTCCCTCGTCTTCGCCGCCGCCGACCTTCGTCCCGGCGCTTTCCCCACCTTCGGCACCATCGTCGAATACGTCACCGACATCGGCGCCGGCCAGGCCCTCGTCATCAGCGCCGCCATCGCGCTGGTCTACCTCTTCTTCGCGGTGTTGGCCCTCCGCCACGGCGAAAAGGTCCCCGCCGAGCTGCGGATCGTGCTCTCCGTCTTCGGCTTGCTCCCCATCCCCGTCACCGGCCACGCTTCCAACTTCGGGCTCGCTTGGGGCGGCCATGGCCTGACCATGGTCTCGATGGAGCTGCACGTCATGGGCGCCGCCGGCTGGACCGGCGGCCTACTCGCCCTCGGCGTCCTCGTCCTGGCCAACCGTTCTTTGTTGGCCCGTGCCCTACCCAAGTTCTCGAGGCTCGCCACCGTCTGCCTCATCGCGGTCGGCATCACCGGTCTCGTCAACGCCGTCATCACCCTCGTCGAGACCCCCGGCGTCACCTTGTGGACCGGCCTTTTCGTCACCCACTACGGCTGGATCGTGATCGGCAAGCTGCTCTGCTTCGCCGCCCTCGGCCTGCTCGGCGCCAACATCCGCTTCCGCCTCATGCCCCAGGTCGAGCAGCACCAGCGCCTCCCCGCCCTAGCCGGCTGGTTCACGTTCGAAATCGCCGTCATGGGACTGGCCTACGGCCTCGCCGTAGTCCTCACCCGCGCCCCGGTCGCCTAG
- a CDS encoding DUF6069 family protein: MSTHVHPQADTSTARVALGVAAAAVVSIALNTAVALGAAALSPNGTTMGLNLPAYGSLTIIGVLAGTLGWALVRKHAARARATLRTLVPLVLVLSFIPDVLLLVTGTADGVNFAALVVMHVVVAAVTVTTASRVLPLVGYRRTV, encoded by the coding sequence ATGAGCACCCATGTCCACCCGCAGGCCGACACCTCGACCGCCCGCGTCGCGCTCGGCGTCGCCGCCGCGGCGGTAGTCTCGATCGCCCTGAACACCGCGGTCGCGCTCGGTGCCGCCGCCCTCAGTCCCAACGGCACCACCATGGGCCTCAACCTGCCGGCCTACGGATCGTTGACGATCATCGGCGTGCTGGCCGGCACCCTGGGTTGGGCGCTCGTCCGCAAGCACGCCGCCCGGGCGCGGGCCACCCTGCGCACACTGGTCCCGCTGGTCCTCGTGCTGAGCTTCATCCCGGACGTGTTGCTGCTGGTCACCGGCACGGCTGACGGGGTCAACTTTGCCGCCCTGGTGGTGATGCACGTGGTCGTCGCGGCCGTCACCGTGACGACAGCCAGCCGGGTGCTGCCGCTCGTCGGCTACCGCCGGACCGTCTAG
- a CDS encoding copper resistance CopC family protein, which produces MKRFLAGLLLAAGVMLGLAGPAFAHNVLVGSDPKDGTSLEVGPSTVSLTFDLPIQQGDFDVITVNGPGSTRWEAGPAKVDSNVISAPVRPLGAAGVYTVGYRILSADGHPVSGSVKFTLTKAGNGTPATATAAADPQSSGGSGSGSVPVWPWIVGGVVLLGVGVFVALRMGRVPEDSSK; this is translated from the coding sequence GTGAAGCGTTTTCTTGCCGGTCTCCTGCTGGCCGCGGGCGTCATGCTCGGGCTGGCCGGTCCGGCGTTCGCGCACAACGTCCTGGTCGGCAGCGACCCCAAGGACGGCACGTCGCTCGAGGTCGGGCCGTCGACCGTGAGCCTGACCTTCGACCTGCCGATCCAGCAGGGCGACTTCGACGTGATCACCGTGAACGGGCCGGGCAGCACCCGCTGGGAGGCCGGCCCGGCCAAGGTGGACAGCAACGTGATCAGCGCACCGGTGCGGCCACTGGGCGCGGCCGGCGTCTACACCGTCGGCTACCGGATCCTGTCGGCCGACGGGCATCCGGTGTCGGGCTCGGTGAAGTTCACCCTGACCAAGGCCGGCAACGGCACGCCGGCCACCGCCACCGCCGCGGCTGATCCCCAGTCGTCCGGCGGTTCCGGCAGCGGTTCGGTGCCGGTGTGGCCGTGGATCGTCGGCGGTGTCGTGCTGCTCGGCGTCGGTGTGTTCGTCGCGCTGCGGATGGGTCGAGTGCCGGAGGACAGCTCGAAGTGA